In Choloepus didactylus isolate mChoDid1 chromosome 18, mChoDid1.pri, whole genome shotgun sequence, the genomic stretch CAACCATGTATCTGTTAAGggcttaatatcaagaatatgtaaagaactcctataactcaacaacaaaaaaagacaaataacctgtgctggtttgaatctattatgtaccccagaaaagccatgttcttttaatctaattttgtgggggcagaaatattgtggatgggatcttttgattaggttgtttccacagggatataacccacccaattgtaggtggggaccttttcattagattatttccatggagatgtggccccgcccattctaggtaggtcttaattagtttaacAGAGTTGTCAAGGGAGTCGACACAAATGGAGATGCTTAAACAGAAAAAGGCCAAAAACATttagaaccaggagagaagctaagagatgaaatccagaggttgcccaggagaagccaagagaggacccccagatgcttaaagagaaatgccctgggagaaacaagcaaggacgcacaagagctgagagagagaagcaaagacagaagcccagagacatttcgcagaaagccacggaaaccagaagctaaccttGAGAGAGGACCAACAGACTTTGGCCATATGCCtacccatgtgacacaggaaccccagatgctatcaGTCTTTCCTAAAAGAAgatatcatcctattgatgccttaattgggacattttcatggctgtagaattgtgaatttgtgaactaataatctccattgtaaaagtcaatccatttctggtattttgcattcggcagctttagcaaaccagaaaacaaCCCAGTTAAAGAATGGGCCAagccctctctctccctaactgagccatctcgacaggtgaactcactgccctccccgctacgtgggacccgactcccagagttgtaaatctccctggcaatgcagaatatgactccccgggacgaatgtggacccggcattgtgggactgagagtaccttcttgaccaaaagggggatgcaaaatgaaacgaaatagtttcagtggctgagagatttcaaatggagtcgagaggtcactctggtggacattcttatgcactatgtagataacacgtcttaggttttaatgtattggaatagctagaaataaatacctgaaactaccaaactccaacccagcagtctggactcgtgaagacaattatataataatgtagattacaataatgtagattacagtgtgattgtgaagaccttgtggatcacaccccctttatctagtgtttggatgagtagaaaaatggggataaaaactaaaggacaaatggggtgggatgggggatgatttgggtgttcttttttcacttttattttttattcttgttctggttctttctgatgtaaggaaaatgatcagagatagattgtggtgatgaacgcataactatgttatcatactgtggacagtggattgtataccatggatgattgtatggtgtgtgaatgtatttcaataaaactgaatttaattaaaaaaaaaaagtaaaaaaaaaagaatgggccaaggatttctccaaagaagatattcaaatggcaaATGAgactatgaaaagatgctcaacatcattagccattagagaaatgcaaattaaaactataatgagataccactgcacacccactaggattgctattatttaaaaaactgcAAATAACAAATGTTGTCAAGGAcctggagaaataggaacccttgtacattgttggtgggaatataaagtggtgcagccgctatggaaaacagtttggtggttaaacggaattgccatatgactcagcaattccattcctaggcatatatccaaaagaaatgaaagcaacacttggacaaatatttgtacatcagtgtttgtggcaacattattcacattagccaaaaggtggaagcaaccaaagtgtccatcaacagatggacgGATAAACACAATGTTGTCTAttcatccaatggaatattattcagctatgaaaTCAGCGAAGTGCTGGTACAAGTTACAGTATGGATGTAGCTTGGAGAcctcatattgagtgaaataagccagacacaaaaggacaaatattgttttgaTTCCTCTTATGTGAAATACTAAGAATAAAagccataaagacagaaagcagcaTAGTGATTACCAGAGGTGTGGGCGGGGGAAGTTGGGGAGTTGTTAAATGAGTATCAGTTTTGGTTTGAGATGATGACAacagtctggaaatagtggtgaaagttgcacagtattgtcaatatacttaatgtcaaagaattgtgcacttaaaatggttaaaatgatttttatgttatgccTATTTTACCAGgactaaaaataaattataaagaagGGGGGAAAAGAGTCCCCAGGCTCTGGCTTTAGAGGGCGTCTGCCTGATTGATGGCCACTGCCTTTCCCGGTGCCCTGACACCAGGGCAGGACCCAGAATAGGTACAGTCCCTGGTCCTGTTCCCCAGCCTGGCTCCAGCGTTGGGCAGTGAGCTGAGCTGATAGAGGATGGGCCCTTGGGTGGGAGAGAAACAGGACATGCCTGCCCTTTAGGTAGGAGCTGGAgtggagctgggggtgggtggtggatgCCCCAGCATCGTGGCCAGCCTCTTTGGCCAGCTCTGGGACAAAGTGTGCCCTTCGGGTCTGAATCTGGGCGTCTTTGGGGAAATATCCTGCTGGATGACATGCCCTTGACCTAGTCCTCAGGAGCCAGCTGATAAATTGCCACACGCCCTGGGCAAGCTAGGGCAATCTGAGTAAAAGTGGAGAAAGGGCAGAGAAGCTGCCCCTGGAGCAggtggagagagaaaggggccaGCAAACGGTGGCACTGGGGGGCCCAGCGTTCAGCAGCACTGGGGAGAGCCCAGACGGACCATGTCCCCACAGCCCCAGCAGAGGGCACTCTGGCCAAGCCAAGGACACTGCAAGGTCACAGCCAGAGGCCAAGAGCTTGGCAGAGGGACAAGAGGCCCATCCTGGGGCTTTCAAgtaattaaaatatgtttaaataatcCTAGTTCCTGGACTTGGAGTGTTAAGATCCAGGAATGAGggagggactggggtgggggacaTGCCATTCCTTCATTCAGCCAATGAGTCAGTGCACAGGATGTGCTTAGGACCATTCTCAATACATGTGATTGTTGTAGTTATCACCATCCCATGCCCTGCACTGTGCTGGAGGCGGAGGATGTGATGATTAATTGGGCAAGGGAGCCCTCTAAGGCTCCTGGAGCATGGTATGTGTTTGTGGGGGGACACACACAAACAGGCTGTTAGAACACCCAGCGGGATTAATGCTTCAACTTGGGAGGTCtgggaggacttcctggaggagacttcctggaggaagaggcttCTACACAGACACTTGAAAGAATCTCAAGACTTCAAGACAAGAAGCAAGGTAGATTGTTCCAGGGAAAGGGAACAATCATGCATGTGCAAAGATCTCAAGGTGTTCGGCAGCCCAGCAACAGAAATGTGATGGTTATTATTATTCCCGATATTATGGTCACTGTGCTAATTACTAATTACTTAActaattcctaaatatttatgattttccacaggtgcctccgtttcctcatctggagCATGAGGACACTTCTAGCTCTGGGTCCCTGGCCACCTACCCCTCACTGACAGCTATCTTAGGCCCTAACAAAACTGTGCCAGGTGACTAGGCTGTGAGCCCAGTCCCCACTCAGGGGACAGAGTCATAGAGGAGGCCTGGAGAGGCTGTGGGTGGGGGCTGTTGGAGCCCCGGATCCTGATGCTGCCAGTGAGCTTGCCCCAGCCTGGTGGGCTCATCACCCAGGAGAGACCACCCAGAGTCTGGGGTGGAAAGGGGATGTTCCCACGGATGCAACTTTTGTCAATTTCAATTTGATGAAGTAGAGATCAAAGGTTAGGGCAGGCTTCCCAGAGGACCGTGGGGTCCCAGGAAACCCCGTTTGCTTTCTCCAGGGAGCAGAAGGAAACCTCCAAGGTGTGAGTCCTTGAGTTCTGCCACGGTTCCAGGGGATGGGGTAAGTGGGGCTGTATCCAGCACTGGAGGAGCCAGGCTGAGACAGGGCTGCTAAGATGGTGCAGTCCCAAGTATGACTCCCTTTGCACCCCAACATACAGGACACACCAAGACTTGGGACCATCCCTGTAGGACCATTGGATAAACTTTACTGGGTCCCATCTCATCTTCCCAAAGTTTGTATCCAGGGAACCTCAGACTCAGTTGacactgcccccctccccccccatgtCAGAGCCAGTTGCTCCTTGGCAGTTAGGGGAAGGAGCACCAACCCAATACTGGAACCATCAGCAAGAAAATGGCTCACAGGCAAGGCGGTGCCTTACATCTAAACGTTCCTTACAACTTGACACAAATGGCACCTACATCAGTCACTCATCAGTTAAGCCATCTTGGTGGGTGAGAGAggtgatagctcattgtggtttagatttgcatttccctgatgactgtgACACTGAgcaatttttcatgtgcttattttctaCTTGTATACcttctatggagaaatgtctagtcaagttctttattcatttttttagttaggttgtctttttgctgttgagttgtaaaagttctttatattttttcaattcaAGTCCCTTTTCGAATATTATTGGcgaattttttctcccattctgtgggttctttttactttctggatgGTGTCCTCTGACACACAATGTTTTAAATTtggatgaagtccaatttatgtatatttatttttgtcacttgtgttttggtgtcatacataagaaaccattgcctaatccaaggtcatgaagatgtgctcctacgttttcttctaagagtttaataGCTCAAATTCTTACATTTTGCCCTATGaccctttttttaaatgcatttttttaattgtgaactttaacatatatgcataacagtgataactttcaaagtctgatttaactagtagagggcaaatttcaaacaatgtcaTGGGTCAGAGTTCCACACCTTCAGctatttcctttattgtaaaatatacatacaaaaaggtattaACTTtggatgtacagctcaacaagtagttatataggtcatttcaaaaattgttatgggttacagttctacagtttcagttctttccttattatgaaatataggatatatacagaaaggtgataactttcaaagcacaattcaatgagtagctaaagagcaaatttcaaagaatgttataggttacagttccgccatgtcatttacctccttccagctattccaacaccccagcatctaaaatatatatatatatttatatttatataaagtttcagtattcatagacctttattAAATCTTCTCttatttgttgctaccccttcctgttCACTTAATCCCTtgctccatcttcaggggtatctaggcagtgagcaccttaacttgttcattttgaatgggtgtgttgacagtatggggaacggggctgcatctgattgttgatcttaaagaggctcttgcctctgggttttaggacttgtctggcataggaacactctggtggatttaagtttctgaaagataaaacttagtgaatgaatcttttatagaatctcaggtagggacctaccTACCTGGGGCTTATTTTTGGTGAGGGCAAGGCATACTGTGGCATTTGGGATGctatgacccattttgagttcatttttttgtatatagtgtgaggcaGGAGTCTAACTTCGTGgatgcatgtggatatccagtggTCCCAACACCATCTGTTAAAAGACCATTCTTTCCACATTGAATGGTCTGGGCTTCCCTGTGGCAAATCAACTGAGATATTTATAAAGTGGACTATAAATACAAGGGTTGACCTCTGGGCTCTGGATGATCCTGTTCCACTGGCCATGTGTCTGTCCTTATGCCGGCACCACACCATCTCCattgctgtagctttgtagcaATTGAATGAAAGGCTGGCTAGCTGGGAGAGAAGCTTGCAAAGGGCCTGCAATTCTGGAGGTATGTGGAAGTGCGGGTGTCCTCTGACCTGCTCCCAGGGTAAGGGGTTCGCCGTCTTCactgctcccctcccctgcccgcCTGGGTCCCCGCTGATGCGGCCCTCAAAGCTCCAGGCTTTGGCTGGAAGGTACCCTGGGCAGCCAAAGCCCCCAAAGAAGGGAGTTCTGTGACCCCTGACCTCTCGGCTCCACCCAGCCACTTAATTACACTCTTTCTCCCTTTAGCTCCCAGGGCCGTAGAACTTGGGGCAGAAAAATCGAGAAGCTGGAAAGGGCGCCTCCGCGCTATGCAAATCACATGCTAACGACATGTAAATATCTCTGCTGCGCGGTCAGCCGGGCACAGCCGGGACTCTGGCCACGCCcacgccaccccacccccacccggacCCCCAGGGCgaggcctccccctcccccccaccccgaaCCGGGATCCCCGAGGGAGGCTCGGGCCCGGCGGGCCGCCCTCCTCCCCGGGACAGGCCGCCGCCTCCCCGGGGCCGCAGGAAGCCGCGCACGCCCGGCCCGGAGCCCCCCGCCCGCCCCGGGAGAGCGCCTGCGGCGGCTCCGTGGCCGAGGCCCGGGGTGAGGAGCCAGGGAGGTCTCTTTGTCCCTGTCCTGGGCTGCCCCAGACCCCCGCCCGGTTCCGGGATGGCTGGGGACCCCACGCCTGCCAGAGCGACCGCCCGCGCAGTGCGGTGGGGAGAGCGGCACCGCCCAGGCCTGGCCCGACGTTTCAGCGCAGGTTCCGCCCGGGAGCCCCGGGAGCCCTACCCGAAGGAGACCCGTCCTGAGCCGGGTGGGAAATCGGAGTAGACACCGGCAGGCATGGGGCCAGGGCGAGAGGGTCAGGAAGTCCTTGCTGCCGAAGCAATCGCCCTCCAGGCCGGGACCAGCCCGCCCCTGGGGAGCAGAGGAGGAGGGGGCCATGTTTGGGGGCaggagaagtggggagggggctTGCCCAGCCGGCTCCCCTCTGGAACCGCCTCCCTCTTTTCTGGGTCCCCTGCCCGGCGCAGGGGGTTGAGGGGTTTGAGGGCTTTCAGTGCCCCAAGGGCTGGCTGGCTCTTGCCCCTCCCTATTACCTGGTGTAGGGCCTGGGAAGAAGCCCCAGTGCCTGTCTGGGGCTTCCAAGGCTCCCATTCCACCAAACGCCCCCTTCATCCTGTGACCTTGACGGTGCCCTTTGATGGGGCATCGGTCTAGTTTGTCCATGAATTCTCTTGAGGTCCAAGGGGGGCTGCAAGCTCAGAGGGGCAGAGAAAGGATTCTGAGGGGCTGGGGGACCCTAGCATGAGATGGGGAGCCCTAAAatcagggaggggaggggtcctgtgggatgggagagagaaggaccagaaaTTTCACCTAAACTTTCTCCCTGCCCACAAACCCAGCCATTGGGCACAAAGAGGTGGCCTCAGTCTGGgccagaggtggggaggggcagagagCCGGGGTTGCAGGCCCCTGTGGCCGCCTGGAGCAGCTGCCCACCCCCAGACACAGGAAGTGAGAGGGAAGTGTCTCTGGCCGGGTCTCCCCGCTTGTCTGAGACAGGCACCAGGCGGTAATGACTCACAGTTCCCAGTACAAAGGTAAGACCACTTCTGTGCTCGGGCAGAGGTGAAGCCTGGGCCGGTGGCCCCATCTCTGCTCTGCCCTGCTTGAGTCTTCTGGAATGGACAGCCCTGCCAGCAGGCCAAGCCacccctgggcctgggcctgcccAGCCCCTGGGGACCTCAGGTGGGGGGTGCTAAATACTCTCTTCTGTGCCCACACCATGCCCGAGGCTGGGGGCGCATGAACAGGTCCTTGCTCTCAGCAGGGGCAGCGACGATGACCACGGGAGTGACCCCTTCTTGCTAGATTAAGGAGGGGAATTCGGGTCCCAGCAGGGCTGCCAGGGCTGAATCTTGGAGGAACATTCGGACTTGTCTCTGTAGCTGAGTCTCTGGGGAGGGAACGGCTGGCTGGGGTGGGTGGCCAGGCCTGTTGGGGTGAGAAGCCTGAGGACTGGGAGCtgctgggagctgggaggggcTGGCGGCCTCAGGGAAGGCCCAGCCTGCAGAGGGGCCCCCAGCCAGCAAGGACTGGGCAATGGTGAGCAGGAAgggcaggaggaagggaggaggctgGGAGGCCCCTCTGTGAGGAAGAGGGGAcagtggctggggtgggggcgggcaGAGGCCTTGGGGAGAAGTAGCTGACCTTGGAGAAGGGGTGTGGAGACTTCACATGAAGCAGCACAGAGAAGCATCCGGTGGCTCTTGTGTCCTTTCTGTTTGCTGAGGGAACAGAAATCCTGGAAAGGGTGAGGGGCAGTTTTCTGGAGTTTGCTGGGCCTGGAGTTGGGCCAAATGTGCCCAAGGACATGCCAGGAGCACAAGAAGTTCTCCCCCACTCCCTGTGCAGGAGTGTTCAGtgtcacacacactcacacacacacacacaaagtcacACAcctcatgcacacacatgcttACACACTGACCAGTCACATACACCACACACCTCGCCACAGCCTCACACATacacccctcacacacacattcacacgtAGTCACACACCTCACACTGACACATAGTGACACACACCTCATACaatagtcacacacacacactcacatgaaGACACACCTCACACATACATAGCCACAGCCTCACACGTACACACCGCATACACACATGGTTACACACTGACCAGTCACACACACCTCACAGATACCTCGCCACAGCCTCACACATTCACCCCTCACCCACACACACACGTAGTCACACacctcacactcacacacagccACCCACTCACACAGACacctcacatacacacaccacatatacacatgctcacacactgaCACAGTCACGCACACCTCACTCAAAATAGCCACACACTCACATGTCAcatccctcacacacacacacctctcacCCATACATGCTCACACACCCCCACACCTCCCCCAATCACACGCACCTCATACACTCGGTCACATGACACAAGGACACACACATGCTcaggcacactcacacacaccttgAGGCAGTGATGAATGGGGAGCTCACCTTGGAGGGACTCCTCGGAGCTcctctggggagggaggaggcttCTGTGCCCAGAGAAGTGACTGGAGCTTCTGAAAAGGGCAGTTTATGGTGGAAAGAGGCAGTTTAGGGTGGACCCAGCATAGACGCTGTTTTAATGCTCTTAAGCCTCAGGGAAGGTGTGGGGCGCTGGGCTTGGCAGGCAGAGGGGGTTTAGTATTTCTGGGGGTTGGACCTTCCCTTGACCTGTGGCTCCGCAGCTCTGGAATCAGCCTGCCCATTGGCTTAACCGAGTCCAGGGCCTCTCCCCACTGGCTGCCCCGCAGCCTGGGCCCTGAGTGCTGGTGAGCTGGTGAGCAGACagggagggactggaaaagcTCTGCATTTGGAGAGGGGGCCTTGGGGCTTTGGGGTTGTGGCAGATCCTGTGCTGAGGTGCGATGGCCTGGGTGGTGGCACTGAACTGAGAGAGAACTGGCTGCACCTTCTGGGCTGAAGATGTGAGAAGTGTGCGCGTGTAAATTGTGTGTGCGAGACCCTGTTGTGAGTATCTGAGCACAGGCGAGAGTGTGACAGTGTGTGAGTGGTTGAgagtttgtgtgtgagtgtgtgataTGACAGTGTATGTAAGCACGAGCAAtttgtgagtgcatgtgtgtgtggcagTGTGTGTGACTTGTATGAGCATATGTGAGTGTGCATGAGAGAGTATGCATGAGGGTGTGACAGTGTGTACCTGTGTGTTTTTCTGTGTGCATATATGTCGATGCAGAATATGTGTGTCTCTGGAATTATCTGCCTGTGTGTCAGTCTAAGTGTGgatctgcatgtgtgtgtgtgtctgtgcgtaACTGTGTGAGTGTGTATCTGTGTCTGCacatgtgtctgtgtctgtgcctGCTTTTGTGCCTGGGTATAGGTGAGCTTGAGTCTGTATTTCTGCAGAGTATGTGATTATGTGCATCTctacatgtgtttgtgtgtgtctctgtATGTCTATGTTGTATGTGTCTGCATATGAGTCTGTGTGTCTTTGCAtccgtgtgtgtctgtgtgtgactGGCAGTATGTATCTGCAtgtctgtgtgtatctgtgtgtttgGTGGGGGGTGCCCAGAGCAGCCTGGCACGTGGGAGATCCTTACTCAGCATGATTAGGGAACTTGACTCTCAGCTAAGGGCTGGTTGTAAAAGGAGCGTTGTGGGGTGTTTCAGAGGGCGCTCTGATGAGAGCCTCGCCTTCCTGAGAGCTGTTTCTGTTTCGGTGCCCTTGTTAAACTGTTGTGTGTACACCCCTTGGCTGCGCCCAGCCCTGGCTTTGCAACAGCGCTGACAATGAACCTTGCTTCTTATGTGGCATTGCGAAAGTCTGTTTGTGTGCAGGAAGTCCGGACGTGAGTGCTTGAAAATGCCAGTGGATGCCTGTGGGTCTTGAGACTTCATTGGCATCGGAGGTCTGCAATTATCCTGTGTGCATCCCAGGGCTGGTCCAGGAAGTCCTACCTACCAAGCACCAAGTGATGTAACAGCCAGGAAGAATTTCACCCACCGTTCTACTCCGCTGCCTGCCGCCTGCCCTGTCCCTCCTGCCAGGCCAGCTCTGGGAAGTGGGTGAAAGGAGCTGCCACGGCCAACGTGTGGGCCTCTGGCTGCCTGCCAGGGGGCGGTGCCCCTCCTTGATACCTGTGGCTGCAGCAGGAGGAAGGGACAAGTTTCAGCTGCCCAGGGGAGGCAGCAGATGGGCAGGAGAGGCTGGCGGCCTGCAGGCAGCCAACTCCACTCCGTCCCCTCCCCAGGTGGCCCAGGCAGTGGTAGCCTGGCGGCGAAGGCCGTGGTGGCTGCGTTGCTAGCCGATGATGCCCCGGGCCCTGGAGCGCGCAGAGGGCCCCTGGGCCTGGGTGGTGCTGCTGGCCACCGTGGTGACACAGGGCCTTAccctgggcttccccacctgcaTCGGCATTTTCTTCACCCAACTGCAGCGGGACTTTCAGGCCAGCAACAGCGAGACCTCCTGGTTCCCCTCCATCCAATTGGCTGTGCTCCATGCTGGGGGTGAGCAGCCCGGGCAGGGGGTGAGGGACGGATGAGGAGGAGCCTAGAGTGGGGGAGAAGCCACCTGGGTCCCTGTCTCGCGGAAGTCCTAAGATTGCACCTGGTTTCCACAGGGCCGGGCCCCTGGCTGGGATCCAGCTGGACTGGGCTGTGTCCCCATGAGGCTGGTCCGGGGAGGGGAGCGGGGAGAGCAGGGAGGTGCCCAGGATGCAAAGCCAGGCACTATCCTGGAGTCCCCTGGTGGCCACTGTATGTGTTCCAGGGTGCCCTGCCCTGTGCCGGGTGAGGAAGGAGCAGGGGTCGGGGCCAGCGGACAGAGGCTTGACTACTGTCCGGGGGGGTCATGTGTCTGAGTATTATGGGATTGTGGGGAAGCACTGAGCGCTATGGAAATGCACAGGctataaattattataattttggaGACCCTTATCAGGAGGCTTCAAGCTGG encodes the following:
- the LOC119514826 gene encoding collagen alpha-4(IV) chain-like — protein: MLSLRALKQRLCWVHPKLPLSTINCPFQKLQSLLWAQKPPPSPEELRGVPPRISVPSANRKDTRATGCFSVLLHVKSPHPFSKGRAGPGLEGDCFGSKDFLTLSPWPHACRCLLRFPTRLRTGLLRVGLPGLPGGTCAETSGQAWAVPLSPPHCAGGRSGRRGVPSHPGTGRGSGAAQDRDKETSLAPHPGPRPRSRRRRSPGAGGGLRAGRARLPAAPGRRRPVPGRRAARRARASLGDPASEAWIWTEPLCWGQRCPLGAEGGSRLECRGG